The sequence below is a genomic window from Lolium perenne isolate Kyuss_39 chromosome 4, Kyuss_2.0, whole genome shotgun sequence.
cttaaatctaagatcatgccactcgggccctagtgacaagcattaagcataacaagattgcagcaacaataacttcacaaactttatagatagactaatcataatgtatcatccatcggatcccaacaaacacaacaccgattacatcagatggatctcaatcatgtaaggcagctcatgagatcattgtattgaagtacatggaggagagaataccaactagctactgctagaacccgtagtccatgggggaactactcacggagcatgatggaggcggtggcgtcgatggagatggcttccgggggcacttccccatcccggtagggtgccggaacagagatttctgtcccccgaattgagtttcgcgatggcggcggcgcccccggagtctttctcggagtttcgtcaattggtactgtgtttttaggtcgaaagggattatataggcgaagaggcggcgcagagggtcgacaggtggcctccccatagggggcgcggccagtCCGGCCCACGCGGCCCACCCTCCCGGTGGCCctcggctctcctccgactcttcttcggtgttcggatgcttccgggaaaaataggatgtttggcgttgatttcgtccaattccgagaatattgcccgaacagcctttctcggaaccaaaaatgcagaaacagaaccggcactgtgtcatcttgttaataggttagttccggaaaacgcataaaaacattataaagtgcaagcaaaacatgtaagtattgtcataaatcaagcatggaacatcagaaattatggatacgttggagacgtatcgcatccctgcttagtttctcgtcgtcccgagcaggtaaacgataaaaagaataatttctgtagtgacatgctacttacataaccttgatcatactattacaaagcatatgaaatgaatgaagtgactcaaggcaatggtctatagttgctaacaaatagataacatatagcaaaacttttcatgaagagtactttcaagacaagcatcaaaagtcttgcacaagagttaactcataaagcaataaattcaaagtaaaggcatcgaagcaacacaaaggaagatataagtttcagcggttgctttcaactttcaacatgcatatctcatggataattgtcaacataaagtaatatgatgaatgcaaataagcaagtatgtaagaatcaatgcacagttgacacaagtgtttgcttctaagatggaaggaagtaggtaaactgactcaacataaagtaaaagaatggcccttcgacgagggaagcattgattgctatatttgtgctagagctttggttttgaaaacatatagagagcatgaaagtaaagttttgagaggtgtttgttgttgtcaacgaatggtagtgggcactctaaccccctcgccagacaaaccttcaaagagcggctcccattttattttatttttttggatggcactccttccaacctttctttcacaaaccatggctaaccgaatcctcgggtgcctgccaacaatctcataccatgaaggagtgcctttttattttagtttcattatgatgacactcctccccacctttgctttctcaagccatggctaaccgaatcctcgggtgctgtccaacaatcacataccatggaggagtgtctatttttgttaattaatttggcactgggaatcccgttgccagctcttttgcaaaattattggataagcggatgaagccactagtccattggtgaaagttgcccaacaagattgaaagataaaacaccacatacttcctcatgagctataaaacattgacacaaattgagaagcattttgaattgtttaaaggtagcactcaagcaatttactttggaatggcggagaaataccatgtagtaggtaggtatggtggacacaaatggcataggttttggctcaaggttttggatgcacgagaagcatttcctctcagtacaaggctttgggctagcaaggttatttgaagcaaacacaagtatgaaccagtacagcaaaacttacataaaaacatattgcaagcattataatactctacattgtcctccttgttgctcaaacacttttaccagaaaatatctagaccttaagagagaccaatcatgcaaaccaattttaacaagctctatagtagttctccactaataggtttaaactacatgaaaaaacttaatcatgatctacttgagagctcaaaacaattgccaagtgtcaaattattcaagacaatatgaggcattttctgtttccaaccaaataaccataagtattgtagcttccaacttttatcattgaacattaaaagtaaaacgaagaacaagtgttcatatgaaaaagcggagcgtgtctctctcccacacaaggattgctaggatccgatcttattcaaacaaaaacaaaaataaatacacacagacgctccaagtaaagcacatatgatgtgaccgaataaaaatatagtttcaatagaagaaacctgataagttgatgaagaaggggatgccttgggcatccccaagcttagacgcttgagtcttcttgaaatatgcagggatgaaccacgggggcatccccaagcttagacttttcactcttcttgatcatatatcatcctcctctcttgacccttgaaaacttccttcacaccaaacttctcataaacttcattagaggggttagtactcaaaaaatttgaatccaccttggtcctgtagtgacacattgcaagaactcaataaaacattagctacagctctccatgtctagaaaacctcgcttaaagtccacaagagacaatgcaaaaaacagagacagaatctgccaaaacagaacagccagtaaagacgaattttaaagacatacttccgttgctcaaatcagaaaactcaaaactaatgaaagttgcgtacatatctgaggaacacgcacgtaaattggcatatttttctgagttacctacagagaaaatagcccagattcgtgacagatagaaatctgtttctgcgcagaaatccaaatctagtatcaaccttcgattagaggcttcacttggcacaacaaaacacaaaactaagataaggagaggttgctacagtagtaaacaacttccaagacacaaatataaaacaaagtactgtagcaaaataaacacatgggttatctcccaaggagttctttatttatagccattaagatgggttcagcagttttaatgatgcactcgcaagaaataagagttgaagcaaaagagagcatcaagaggtaatttcaaaacacatttaagtctaacatgcttcctatgcaaagaaatcttgtaaataaacaagttcatgaaaagcaaagtaacaagcataggaagagagagcaagtgtaatttcaacaatttcaacatatagagaggtgttttagtgccatgcaaatttctacaaccatattttcctctctcataataattttcagtagcttcatgaacaaactcaacaatataactatcacatgcagcatacttttcatgattttcaaacacataatttttatcaagttcaaaaatagttggattaaaactttcgaatccacttttatcaattATATAAcaggatgattgatcaatctcaagagatatgggacacatagataaagtcaagaactctccaatcccattttcattagtagtacaattaatagtatcaagtaacataggaccatcatctagagctttatcataaacatttgccaaccaaaaatctttagtaccatgcatttcgacatcaggcacaaacaaagcattatcataagatttatcaaagtagcatggattatcatagataacaatagcataattattctcacaagtattactagtaggtactatttcaagagaatccacaggaacataacattcaacctcttccggtaagcatggaggacaatcaaataatgtaagagataaagagttactctcattagaaggttggaatgggtagctaatccattcttcctccttttgttcgtcgctctcctcttctttttcatccaatgagctttcaggttcatcaatttcttcttccaccggttcctgcaaattgtgagtgcattcttgtgcattaatgagtctctctttaaaatcaatgatataaggattaccattgtagcattctatgcaagaattaaggatacaagagacataatctttaaggtccttacaagcaacacaagtttcataattcttaaccatgaaggattctatctcggaggctcccataaataagacaaattgttctacctcttcgaacccataatgaatatagcaattccgattatagttcttaattaaaaattcctcactaaagccacattgaaatttaagatgtttagtatcctgttgagagcaatagtttatatcatggcgtttaagcaagattttagccattgtattcaatttttctatcatagcactcattactttaccagttcttgattctctataattattataacattctataagctccaagtaggttgttggttctcccataacagcagtttttaatttttaggtttttcaaatttttatggatttttgggtatatgaataaaacaagacaaaaagaaactaagcaaagtaatactagacagaaataaactaagcacaaataaactaggcaaaagtaaactaagcgaaacaaaataaaacaaaataaaaacagagagagaggtggagtgtactccccaggtgaacttatgagtagagctatgcctccccggcaacggcgccagaaaacagtcttgatgacccacaagtataggggatcgcagcagtcttcgagggaagtaaaacccaaatttattgattcgacacaaggggaggtaaagaatacttataagccttaacaactgagttgtcaattcagctgcacctggaaaagcactagcaacaggggtgatgtgaaagtagcagtgatatgagagcagtagtaacaagaatacacagtgataatagtaacacaggagcaatggcaccagaaaatagttgatactacttccaatgacatgtagaacgagtatatgatgatgaaagatggaccggggttcccagcaatctacactagtggtaactctccaataataagtgacaagtgttgggtgaacaaattacagttgggcaattgataggattcaaagcattaagaaagaatatcaagatcattaatcatgtaggcatgttttccatatatagtcatacgtgctcgcaatgagaaacttgtacaacatcttttgtcctaccagccggtggcagccgggcctcaagggaatctactggatattaaggtactccttttaatagagtaccggagcaaagcattaacactccgtgaaaacatgtgatcctcacatcaccgccatcccctccggttgtcccgattcttgtcacttcggggcctttggttcctgacatgttgacatgtgcatacaacttgtagatacaatctaagcaataatatagagcttaaatctaagatcatgccactcgggccctagtgacaagcattaagcataacaagattgcagcaacaataacttcacaaactttatagatagactaatcataatgtatcatccatcggatcccaacaaacacaacaccgattacatcagatggatctcaatcatgtaaggcagctcatgagatcattgtattgaagtacatggaggagagaataccaactagctactgctagaacccgtagtccatgggggaactactcacggagcatgatggaggcggtggcgtcgatggagatggcttcgggggcacttccccgtcccggcagggtgccggaacagagacttctgtccccccgaattggagtttcgcgatggcggcggcgcccctggagtctttctggagtttcgtcaattggtactgtgtttttaggtcgaaagggattatataggcgaagaggcggcgcatgagggtcgacagggtggcctccccataggggggcgccgtgtccggcccgcgcggcccaccctcccggtggccccctggctctcctccgactcttcttcggtgttctggatgcttccgggaaaaataggatgtttggcgttgatttcgtccaattccgagaatattgcccgaacagcctttctggaaccaaaaacagcagaaaacaggaactgacactgtggcatcttgttaataggttagttccggaaaacgcataaaaacattataaagtgcaagcaaaacatgtaagtattgtcataaatcaagcatggaacatcagaaattatggatacgttggagacgtatcacatactcAGGCTTGTGCAGGGTCGAAGGGTCCAACTCCAGAGAGACACCAACCAACCCACCAGCATAGAAAACATTGGCATCACATCTTTTATCAAGGGGAATGTTGCTCACTTTGACCCAGGCCTTCTGCAGGACAGCTTTGGCCCCAATTGAGGCTGTCCAGGCAGATAACCTCAGAGTCGCATCTACTGTCTTGAGATGCATCTTAGCCCCATAATAGACAGCACGCTCAACCTCCACAGCAGTAGGGAACCTCATAATGTACTGGTTAGGGCCCAAGGATCTTGTTGTACATCTCCAACTGTCTCCAAAAGCGATATTGAACTCTTTCTCAAGCTCTCTATGAGTTATGTCCCCCTCCAACACAGTAATCACTACACTGCTGGCTCTCTCTTTGCTCTGCTTTGCAGAACTATGGTCCGGCATATAGAAGAAGCCACGCCCATGAGCCTGAAACCCACACATTGATGGAACACACTCCCAGGGTAGGATAGTTTGACAGATCTGAGCAACATGGCCCAATTTTTTGCACCGATCACAGCGAATGGTAGGCCAACGAGCAGTATAATGTCCAGAGATGTTGCAATGGAGGCAGGGAGGGGGATCAGCGGCAGCCATGGGACGATTGGGACCAGGCCCTTGAGCAAGCATGGTCTTACCAGACGGGGCTGAGGAGATAGCTTCCTGCCGGCGCTGCTCCGACTCCCTCGCTGCCCTCTCCCAACGGTCATCGGACTGCAGCGAGCCAGAGCCCCTGGTGTTGTTGGAGGAAGTCTGAGGAACATCCTCCCTCTGCCAGACATGCCAGCCGCGCCCACGAGCTGCCGGCTGGTTTCGGTTTCCCCTGCCCGGGCCGAAACGCCCGCCGCCGCCATCACCCATAGCACGCGGAGGAGAAGCCGCCACTTGAGCAAAGGACCGAGGATCGCCGGCTACTTTCCCACTCCACCAACGGAAGGATTCGGTAGCGGGGGAAGGAGGAACCCTAGTTTTTTACCAGAAATGGGCGAGGAGGGAGTCGAGATCTGATCCGGTGGCGGCGCTGGGGTTGGGTATAAGAGGCGTAGGGTTACCTGTCCCTACCTGGCGGCGACCACCATTGTTGCGAGAAGCGGAGGTCGTAGGATCAGGACACGTGCTCGGATCTCGCGTTGCCATGGCCGAGAGGGCTTTTGGGCCACAGCCCAGGTCCAGCGACTGGGCGATCTCTGGTTCCAATGGCCATGGCGGCCCACCGAGAATTCCCGCCGCCGGCGACCGTGGTACGAGCCAATCCTTCCACCGCCCTGGATCAATGAGGTGGTCTTCCCTTACGCGACGGCTGCGCCACCGTGAATTGTTGATGAAGAGCCCGGGGACGTGGCATGATGAGCTCCTCAATAGAGGCTGGGAATGGCGTCGGATCTGGTCTCTGCGTCTGAGGAGCCGCATCTCCCCCGCCAAAGAGCGACTCCGGCGGCAACGGCCAGGACGGGATACGAGCGTCGTGCCGGGGAAAAGCGATCGCGCCGCCGAACTTGATTATCTCATTCGCACCGAGCGCCCTCGAATCGACGATGAGCTCCTTGGAATCGAGAAGGAGGAGGCGCGCCCGAGCATGGTGAGCCACAAGGACTCCGTCGAGGATGGGGAAATTCGGCGATCGCCGGGACGCGACGAGGACGCCATCGTCACACGCCAGGACGAGACACGCGACGAGGATGCCATCGTCACACGCCAAAACACAATGCTGATCGCGGAGGGGAAAGATCATACCGAGTCATGTTGCCGGCGAGCGAGAGGGGACGCTCGGAGATCGTCAGTCCAGTCGCTGCGGCGTCAGCGCTCAGCGGCAGGCGTCGCTTCTTCGGACGGATATTTCGGGAAGACGCTCACTCTCGCTGTAATATTATCACAACCAGCGCAACAAGCCCAGCACGTATCTTAAAGCGGGCCTAAGCCCGGACCGGTTCGCAGCGTGTGTGGTCTGGTCTGGCCCCGGGTAAAAAACCCTAGCTCCGCTCCGCTCTCCGGGGAATCGAAGCCAAGATGGGAGAAGAACCAGAAGATAGGAagcggatgacgacgacgacgacgacgacggcggctccCTCGCCGCGCGAGCCGTTCCGGCGGGAGGGCCGTGAATCGCACGCGAGGCGCCCGCACTCCTCGTCCAGGCCGCGGCGGGACGATCCCCCCAGGTACCAAACCAATCTTGGCCGCAGTTCCCTCGATCCGTGTCGCTGGATTTCGATTTGTGGTGCAAGGGGGCCGATGGAATCCTCGGACATCCAGTTCTCGGCCGGCGTCATCTTACTCGTCTGTGGCAATGCGATTCGAGCCCGTACTAACCCCATTCCGGCGTTTGTTTTTGTGTAGCCCGAGGAGGTGGAGGGATGCCAGGAGGCAAGAATCCGACAGGAGCCACCACAGGCGTCGAGCTGAGGAGAGTGCCAATGCGGCCGACCACGATGAGAGGAGGAACAGGCCCTTGCAAGCTGCCCAGGCCCGGCGCGATGACCCTGGCTCCCTGCGCTGGGAGGGGAAGCGACCCGATGGTCCTGATCCTGCGCGCTGGGAGGGGAAGCGGCCCGATGACCCTGATCCTGCTCGCTGGGATGGGAAACCGGTGGGCGATGTGAAGGATGACCCTCCGGCGAGCCACGAGAGGTCTCCCAGGGGAACCAAGCGGTTTTCCGAGGCGAGAGAGGCCTGGCAGCCTCGATCTTCGTTCTTCCAGGTTCTTGTCTTCTACTCTATGAACAGAAAgggactaccaccaccaccagtgGCTTATGTTCTTTGCTTTAAGCGGCTTGATTGCTATGCACTTAACTCCCAATCGACGGATCGCTGCCTCAATGTTTACACCTGCTGGAGCAGTAGTAAATGCCAATTCTTGCGCTGGTTCTCGTTGAACCTTACTTACTAACAAGAGGGGCACTTGGTTTACATTTTTGTGTGTACGTTGTTGACACGTAGATTACATTTGCTTCTCTCAGCCCACAGTGCAAGATTTAGACTTTGTTTAATACGGAGTATATATTATAATGTAGGAAATGGACTATGGAAGTATTTTGCAAGTCAAATACAGTACCAAAATTTGCATGTAGTCATTAGTACTCCGTATATGTTTTTACATATGCTAATGGTCAGTTTTTTTAAGATTGACTCTGGATCGTATGGCGATTTATATACTTAGAGAATGGGGGAGTAAGACTTAGCTCATCTGGATTGTAGTTAACACATATGTTCTAGAGTCTAGATGTCTTCCCATAGGATTGTTTTATCTAAACCAAATTATGCTTCTTCATCTTTGTAGTTTGGAATATAACTGCTCCGGCTGTATTAAAACACACATATCTTTCAGTGATGTTCATGAAAAACAACCATGTGCTTTATTTAACTCTTTTACATTGGTAGTCATGTTCATGTTGTTTCCTTGAACTGTTGTGGAAGTGTATTTTTGGTGAGAATGTTGTGTTGTCGCTAAAGAATATCTGTTTGTTGTCAGGTCATCATGCATAAGTACTATGTCTCTGGTGATTTATTGGTAGCTCTTTTATGACACATACCTTCAAATGCCGCACCATATTAACAACATTAGGCTACTTATGCTTGTATGTACAGCATGATGAACGTGACAGTGCTGGGCATGGAGGTCGACGCTATGGTCGCCAAGGTAGTGATGAGCTGCCTTATCAGTCCTACTTTCTGCACTAATTTATCTTTCGATCCCTATGCTTATATTACTTTTTGTTTCATTTTGTAAAGACTATGGAAGACACTGGGGTCAAAATGAACATCTTGATGATAGAGATAAACACAAGTCTGAGGGACATGGTTTGCAGGAAAAGGTTGAGCAGGCCCAACCGCAGAATGATGTTGATTCTACATGGAAGCATGATGGGTTTTTCAAGTTGGAGGAAGAAGCTCCTGTTGCCAAAAGGAGGCCAGGATTTAAGGAGAGGGGAATGCCACTTGAGGAGCAAGGGTCAGCTGTTACAGAACCGGATGCAAGATCACGTAAACCTGATCAACGTGGGCTAACCTCTGGAATGGGAGAAGAAAGGAGGAATTACCACTCACGGGAATTCGTAAGGCCTGACGATAGAGGTGCCAGGAGGGGATTTTCTGATTACAGGAGTGCTGGTCAGAGGAATGGGTATGATTCAAGGGGGCGTGGTTTTGCTGGTAGAGGGGGAAGGGGCAGAGACAGGTTTGACTACCAGTATGGCGGAAGAAACAACATGCATGAGGATGCTGGGGAACAAACAGAGAAATGGAAGCATGACCTTTATGATCAGAAAGACAATACCCCAGCTCCGATGACAGAAGAAGAGCAGATTGCTAAAGTTGAAGCACTCTTGGCGCTGTAGCTACCCTTTTTTGTTGTTGCCTGGAGTTACTTGCGAGTTGAGACAGGTAGACGATAGCTATCTTTATTGTTGCCTGGACTATGGAGTTGTTCAGAATGGCTTGATTGCTATGTACTTGGTTTTGCTGGTATCAACGTTAACTATACATGGCATGCTGCTGGTTTGGTATTATCTAGCCTTTTTCATTCTGACGATGTTCTCGTCCATTTGAAGTGTAGTGCCTGTACTAAATAGTAATATCAGTTTTATTCATATGGGATCCATGTAAGTCTTTGTTtgggatgaaaatgatctcttcttCCCTTTGGAGGGAAATGTCTGTTGGATCTATGGAACAAGTATGTTCTTCAACATGTTAAACTCCCACTAAATTTGTATCTGTTCCAAATATCCTGAAGTGCTATCCTATGTTTCACACACACTGTCTAATAGTGGGCAATCAGTTCAATGTACATCTTAGCATGAGTTGCGATTTTGAGACGCAAAAATGCTTTTTATGTTCGATGCAAAATCAGCGTTGGCTGAGCCATTTGAAAACTTATATATAAGCTTAAAAAAATTCTCTGACATCATATACTGTAGTAAAATTGACGCTATACAAAAAAGCTAAACTTTCTCGTAAATTTGACGCTAAATACTGCACATAAATCTCATCCTTAATTTCCGGTTTTCCAAATCAATTCATTACCTGTCTCCATTTCATTTCGGAGCAAACTAGCCCTGAAACCCCCCAAAACCCACACTCATTGCTTCAGCCAAACACCTCGActtctctcccctcccctccccttcgCCTCCGCTCCCTCCTCCCCAATGGCGTCGTCGTCGTCTAAGCAGCCGTCGCACCGCTCCGTGTTCGACGCCGGCTACATCCGCACGGAGTTCGAGGCCGCCGGCGTCTCCCCCCACTTCATCCCTCTCATCTGGAAGTACGCCTCGGAACCCCCGGGAACCCTACTTGCACGCCGCCGCACCCCGTCCCCGCCCCTCGTTGTTTCGCTCTGACCGGCGGTGTTCTCTCTCCAGGTACGTGCTGCAGAACCCCAGGTGCGCCGACCTCGACGGCGTCCCGTCGCTCCCGGCGGCCGCGTACGCGCTCCTGCGGACCAAGTTCCGCCCGACCACCTCCACGCTCAGCGCCGCCGCCGAGTCCAAGGACCGGACCACCACCAAGCTGCTCATCCGCCTCCAGGTGACTGTTTATCTGCTCGCGTCAGACCAGATTTGGATGTTGGGTGCGGCAATTTGGTCTTTTCAGCCCTAATAATGGCTATTTGGGGATTAGGTTTAGTTCACAAACCTAATCCGCCTTTTCTGATCATCAGTTCCTCCACTGTTTCCCTGCACAACTGGATGAAGTTGTAGTTTTGAGTATGCGAGCTAGAATCATACTCACTGGCTTTGTTTTTGCA
It includes:
- the LOC127296626 gene encoding uncharacterized protein; this encodes MGEEPEDRKRMTTTTTTTAAPSPREPFRREGRESHARRPHSSSRPRRDDPPSPRRWRDARRQESDRSHHRRRAEESANAADHDERRNRPLQAAQARRDDPGSLRWEGKRPDGPDPARWEGKRPDDPDPARWDGKPVGDVKDDPPASHERSPRGTKRFSEAREAWQPRSSFFQHDERDSAGHGGRRYGRQDYGRHWGQNEHLDDRDKHKSEGHGLQEKVEQAQPQNDVDSTWKHDGFFKLEEEAPVAKRRPGFKERGMPLEEQGSAVTEPDARSRKPDQRGLTSGMGEERRNYHSREFVRPDDRGARRGFSDYRSAGQRNGYDSRGRGFAGRGGRGRDRFDYQYGGRNNMHEDAGEQTEKWKHDLYDQKDNTPAPMTEEEQIAKVEALLAL